The genomic interval TACTCCTCGGCCGACGCCGCCTACCTGGCCTTCATCGCCTGGTACGCCCTCTGCCTGGTGGTGACCTGGGTGGTCTACCTCCGCCCGTCGCCGGGTCGCCTCGCCGGGGTGTGACACCCCCGGTCGGGCGGCGGCGGGGCCGGCGGCTATCGTTTCTCCAGTGGAGGCGGGGTCCCGCCATCGCCGCAGCCCGCCGGGGGGTGTCCCGTTTTGACCCCGGCACCGGCGACCGGGTATCGTTGCCTGCTGTTGTGTGACACCCAAGTTTTCACGTGACATCCGCGGGCGTGCCTTTCCCGGGTACGCTTGGTCGTTTGTGCGTGCCTGGCGACCGGTGCGCGACCCCAGACCGACGACGAGACAAGGTAGACCTGTGCGTACGTACAGCCCGAAGCCGGGTGAAATCGAGCGTCAGTGGCACGTCATCGACGCGTCAGACGTCGTGCTGGGCCGTCTGGCCACCCACGTTGCCACGCTGCTGCGGGGCAAGCACAAGCCGACTTTCGCGCCGCACGTGGACACCGGTGACTTCGTCGTCGTCGTGAACGCGGGCAAGGTGGCGTTGACCGGCAACAAGCGGCACACCAAGGTCGCCTACCGGCACTCCGGCTACCCGGGCGGTCTGAAGCAGGTCGGCTACGACGAGCTACTGACCAAGCGTCCCGACCGGGCCATCGAGCTGGCCGTCAAGGGCATGCTCCCGCACAACAAGCTCGGCCGTAAGCTGATCAAGAAGCTGAAGGTCTACGCCGGTGCCGAGCACCCGCACGCCGCGCAGCAGCCGGTGCCGTTCGAGATCAAGCAGATCGCGCAGTGAGCGCGGGCGAAGGAAACAGCATGACCGACACCATCGCGACCACCGAAGCCCCGGTGCCCGCCCCGGTGGCCCGGGCTCCT from Plantactinospora sp. BC1 carries:
- the rplM gene encoding 50S ribosomal protein L13, which translates into the protein MRTYSPKPGEIERQWHVIDASDVVLGRLATHVATLLRGKHKPTFAPHVDTGDFVVVVNAGKVALTGNKRHTKVAYRHSGYPGGLKQVGYDELLTKRPDRAIELAVKGMLPHNKLGRKLIKKLKVYAGAEHPHAAQQPVPFEIKQIAQ